The following nucleotide sequence is from Dehalogenimonas formicexedens.
CCCCGGAATTAGTGATCACGGTCACACCTGCCTGCCGCTTGTCTCTGGCGGCCGGACATTGGGTGTGATCAATACCTATCTTAAAAAAGGGCGACGAAGAGATTCTGAGGGGAAGAAGTTCCTGATTACCGCAGCTAATGTGTTATCAGGGGTGTTGGTCCGCAGGCAGGCGGAGATGGAGTTAAAAGCCAGCATCGGCAGGTTGCAGAGAACGTTCAAGCAAACAATCCTCACTATTTCGAAGATCAGCGAGGAGATCGATCAGTACACCGCCGGGCATCAAAAACGCGTCGCCCAAATGGCGCGGGCTATTGCCCAGGAGATGGGCTTAGATCCCGACCGGGTAGAGGGTATCGAGGTAGCCGGGTTAGTCCATGACATTGGTAAAGTGGCGGTGCCGGCGAGCATCCTCAGCAAGCCTGGGCGTCTGAATGAGTTTGAGATGGGTCTCGTTCGAACCCATTCGGAAACCGGTTATGACATTCTCAAGGAAGTCGATTTCCCCTGGCCAATCGCCCAAATCGTTCGGCAACATCACGAACGATTGAACAACTCTGGTTATCCTGACAAGATACCCGGTGAATCCATGCTCATGGAAGCCAAAATCCTGGCCGTCGCCGATGTTTTTGAAGCCATGTCATCTCATCGACCTTACAGGCCAGGCTTAGGTGTAAGCGCGGCATTAAATGAACTTCTGCAGAAGAAAGGAACCTTCTTCGACTCAGAGGTCGTTGATACGTGTCTCAAGCTTGTTGTTGAGAAAGGGTTTAAGTTCAATTAGATTTGCGTTGATTCCTCCCAACCGAGAATTCAGAAGGACAATAAAACGTGAATAAACAACCTGCCAAAACCGATTATTCTCCGGTAATCGACCTTCTCAACCAGGTCCTTACCCTTGAGTACTCCATCATTATTCACTTCCCCCGGATTTCGGGGGTGTTCAAGGACCGAGACATCAGGGATAAGGCGTTGTATTTATCCTCTGCTTCAGTGAAACATGCCGGGGTTGTCTCTGAAGCTATCGAATCCCTGGGTGGTAAAGCTGAATGGAACTTCGAACCCTTCCCTGACGATGGGAATTTGGTGAGGATGTTCGAGGAACAGGTCGATAAAGAAAAACTCGCGCATCGGTTGCATATGGAATGCGTCAAACTCTTGCCGGAGGGACTGAAACCAAAATTCAGGCAGATTGCCGCTGAGGAAGAATGGCATGAGAAGATTGCTAGCGAGGTCCTGCAATACCTAAGGGCTCGGTCTGAAACGATTTCGGGCTGAAGACGGCGCCCGCCTTTTTTAGGGCGTGGCTGATTTGTTTAGGAAAGAAGTTTCCCCCCCAAGCATAGCTTCAAATCTGATTCTGGGGATCAACCATCTCCGACCAAATCTTATACTCGGGATTTGTTTGGTATAGACCAGTTCGTAAGCTTTTCCTTTGCTAATTCCTAAACGCTCGGCTACTTCAGGCACTGAAAGCGTCAATTTCTCCGGTGTTGACTGGCTCGGAGTGTTTTGATCTTGGTTGGGGACAGAG
It contains:
- a CDS encoding HD domain-containing phosphohydrolase, with translation MDAQAILDAMPAYALLIDSTHHIVGANKAFYQAMNLDLPDVIGAYCPKLVHGLNHPFHGCPLEEAVAMGGLESVERELFDPARRHWIKTAVYPTGQFTEDGHPIFLHTAEDITAQKLTAKRLTKEQKLQHAISEILRLSLKDISLDDILKKALNIILAAPQIGLEKKGCIFLVEDDRETLVMKVQVGLEEPVKQSCARVGFGTCLCGQAALTQSIQYSTTLDERHSITYPGISDHGHTCLPLVSGGRTLGVINTYLKKGRRRDSEGKKFLITAANVLSGVLVRRQAEMELKASIGRLQRTFKQTILTISKISEEIDQYTAGHQKRVAQMARAIAQEMGLDPDRVEGIEVAGLVHDIGKVAVPASILSKPGRLNEFEMGLVRTHSETGYDILKEVDFPWPIAQIVRQHHERLNNSGYPDKIPGESMLMEAKILAVADVFEAMSSHRPYRPGLGVSAALNELLQKKGTFFDSEVVDTCLKLVVEKGFKFN
- a CDS encoding ferritin-like domain-containing protein; this translates as MNKQPAKTDYSPVIDLLNQVLTLEYSIIIHFPRISGVFKDRDIRDKALYLSSASVKHAGVVSEAIESLGGKAEWNFEPFPDDGNLVRMFEEQVDKEKLAHRLHMECVKLLPEGLKPKFRQIAAEEEWHEKIASEVLQYLRARSETISG
- a CDS encoding helix-turn-helix domain-containing protein — encoded protein: MDHFKPNRPSGLDEATEAAKHLGEGLKILARMIAREIAIELKTTCYSVPNQDQNTPSQSTPEKLTLSVPEVAERLGISKGKAYELVYTKQIPSIRFGRRWLIPRIRFEAMLGGETSFLNKSATP